The Tepidibacter aestuarii genome contains a region encoding:
- the nuoE gene encoding NADH-quinone oxidoreductase subunit NuoE gives MARNVFTKENFEKLDHVIQKYKGKPGPLMPVLTEAQKIFGCVAIEVQKKISEELNIPLAEIYGVATFYSQFSLQPKGEYVIGVCLGTACYVKGAQDIINKISKEIDVEVGKTSEDGKFTLVATRCIGACGLAPVLTVNEDVYGKLTVDDVEGILSKYK, from the coding sequence ATGGCAAGAAATGTCTTCACTAAAGAGAACTTTGAAAAATTAGACCATGTTATACAAAAATATAAGGGTAAACCTGGACCATTAATGCCTGTGCTTACAGAAGCTCAAAAGATATTTGGATGCGTTGCAATTGAGGTTCAAAAGAAAATATCAGAAGAACTTAATATTCCACTTGCTGAAATTTACGGAGTTGCAACTTTCTACTCTCAATTCTCGCTTCAACCAAAAGGAGAATATGTAATAGGAGTATGTCTTGGAACAGCATGTTACGTTAAGGGAGCTCAAGATATAATAAATAAAATATCAAAAGAGATTGATGTAGAAGTAGGAAAGACAAGCGAGGATGGAAAATTCACATTAGTAGCTACAAGATGTATAGGAGCTTGTGGACTTGCACCTGTATTGACTGTTAATGAAGATGTCTATGGAAAACTAACAGTTGATGATGTTGAAGGAA
- a CDS encoding MarR family winged helix-turn-helix transcriptional regulator — MGIKDEEFITEKVSFGKFIDRIYRNNNYYVGKHLEKYNLNKSEYKYLIQIYLNEGICQDDIVNRLKVDKYEVARGIKSLIEKGYVYKEKDSIDKRKHRLYITEKGNSIRDGFTAILRESSEILTKGFKEEEKDLVLGFLIRMAQNICEETIKLKNNK; from the coding sequence ATGGGTATAAAAGATGAAGAATTTATAACTGAAAAAGTATCATTTGGTAAATTTATAGATCGTATATACAGAAATAACAATTATTATGTAGGTAAACATCTTGAAAAATATAATTTAAATAAAAGTGAATATAAGTATTTGATTCAAATATATTTAAATGAAGGTATATGTCAGGATGATATAGTAAACAGATTAAAAGTAGATAAGTATGAAGTAGCAAGAGGAATAAAATCTTTAATTGAAAAAGGATATGTATATAAAGAAAAAGACAGTATAGATAAAAGAAAACATAGATTATATATAACAGAAAAGGGAAATAGCATTAGAGATGGATTCACAGCAATTTTAAGAGAATCATCAGAAATTTTAACTAAGGGTTTTAAAGAAGAAGAAAAGGATCTAGTTTTAGGATTTCTTATAAGAATGGCACAAAATATATGTGAAGAGACAATAAAATTAAAAAATAATAAATAG
- a CDS encoding MATE family efflux transporter — translation MNKNYILGQEKEFKALMKLSIPATIAMLVNAIYNIVDTIFIGRGVGSLGIAGVSIYLPIQMIIMSISLLIGVGTASIISRKLGSKDLEGANKASGNLFFIIVIFSLFTSVFGSIFAREIVKIFGASNEVLPYATDYAKMMFLGVLVFPICVASNNIIRSEGNAKDAMISMILGMISNVFLDYLFIYIFDMGISGAGLATSISKGLTFIYIAYYFIKKSSIDIKLKHFRLNTDISKETISIGSSAFITQLSMSIVTLLLNYSLYSYGGDQAVSIYGIVYKLTLFIQMPLAGLIQGMQPLIGYNMGSKNIDRIKNTVKISLIFSTCMSSILTALIFLSPEFIVKLFTTDKYLISQGSAVLKIVILMYPILGAYMISVGFYQSIGKGKESLILSLLRQIIFFIPLSLILPSVLNLGILGIWISFPISDLLSSLCSLAFVTKQYKDVYLLDKNQFC, via the coding sequence ATGAATAAAAATTATATATTAGGTCAAGAAAAAGAGTTTAAAGCTTTAATGAAGCTTAGTATTCCAGCTACTATAGCAATGCTTGTAAATGCTATTTATAACATTGTAGATACAATATTTATAGGTAGAGGTGTGGGTTCTCTTGGTATAGCAGGTGTATCAATCTATCTACCAATACAAATGATAATAATGTCTATTTCTTTATTGATAGGAGTTGGAACAGCTTCAATAATTTCTAGAAAATTAGGAAGTAAAGATTTAGAAGGTGCAAATAAAGCCAGCGGTAATCTCTTCTTTATTATAGTTATATTTTCACTTTTTACTTCTGTATTTGGATCTATATTTGCTAGAGAAATAGTCAAAATCTTTGGTGCTAGTAATGAAGTTCTCCCTTATGCAACTGATTATGCTAAGATGATGTTTTTAGGTGTATTAGTTTTTCCTATTTGTGTAGCTTCAAATAATATAATTAGATCAGAAGGAAATGCAAAAGATGCTATGATAAGTATGATATTAGGGATGATTTCAAATGTATTTTTAGATTACTTGTTTATATATATATTTGATATGGGTATATCTGGAGCTGGATTAGCTACTTCTATATCTAAAGGATTGACGTTTATATATATAGCTTATTACTTTATAAAAAAATCTTCTATAGATATTAAATTAAAACACTTTAGATTAAATACTGATATATCAAAAGAAACTATATCAATAGGTTCATCTGCTTTTATTACCCAGTTATCCATGAGTATAGTAACTTTATTACTAAACTATTCTCTATATAGCTACGGGGGAGATCAAGCTGTTTCTATATATGGAATAGTATACAAACTTACTTTATTTATACAAATGCCATTAGCTGGACTTATACAAGGTATGCAACCTCTTATAGGTTATAATATGGGTTCTAAAAATATTGATAGAATTAAAAATACAGTTAAAATCAGCTTAATATTCTCTACTTGCATGTCTAGCATATTGACAGCATTGATATTTTTATCTCCAGAATTTATCGTTAAATTGTTTACGACAGATAAATATCTAATATCTCAAGGTAGCGCTGTTTTAAAAATAGTAATTCTTATGTATCCAATATTAGGAGCATATATGATTTCTGTAGGCTTTTATCAATCTATAGGTAAGGGAAAAGAATCCTTAATACTATCCTTACTTAGACAAATAATATTCTTTATCCCACTCTCACTTATATTGCCTTCTGTATTGAACTTAGGAATATTAGGTATTTGGATATCATTTCCTATATCAGATTTATTGTCATCTTTATGTTCTTTAGCATTTGTAACAAAACAGTATAAGGATGTATATTTACTTGATAAAAATCAATTCTGTTAA
- the hprK gene encoding HPr(Ser) kinase/phosphatase, which translates to MEKVSVKEMIEDLGLEIVYMPENVEQYITSSDVNRPGLQYAGFFDYFAYDRMQIVGRGEYEYFQYLDEKTRWERLDKLFSYDIPALLLTRGLEPSKDAVDACKKHKKIFLRTHMSTTRFINKISNYLDSKLAPTTTIHGVLVDVYGIGVLITGESGVGKSETALELIKRGHRLVADDAVEIKKTEEDLLTGQAPDIIKYLMEIRGIGILDIKSLYGVGAIKPSKLIDMVVYLESWKEGKYYDRLGIDEEHMDILEIPVEKITIPVKPGRNLAMIIEVAARNYRQKAMGYNAARVFNDKLMKKLDDDR; encoded by the coding sequence ATGGAGAAGGTATCAGTAAAAGAAATGATAGAGGATTTAGGTTTAGAAATTGTATATATGCCAGAAAATGTAGAACAGTATATAACATCGTCTGATGTTAACAGGCCGGGTCTTCAGTATGCGGGATTCTTTGATTATTTTGCATATGATAGGATGCAAATTGTAGGAAGAGGAGAATATGAATATTTTCAATATCTAGACGAAAAAACTAGATGGGAGAGACTCGATAAGTTATTTTCTTATGATATTCCAGCTCTTTTATTGACTAGAGGACTTGAGCCTAGTAAAGATGCAGTAGATGCGTGTAAGAAGCATAAAAAGATTTTTTTAAGAACACATATGAGTACTACTAGATTTATAAATAAAATCTCAAATTACTTGGATTCAAAACTAGCTCCAACTACAACAATACATGGAGTATTAGTAGATGTTTATGGAATCGGTGTTTTAATAACTGGTGAAAGTGGTGTAGGAAAATCAGAAACAGCACTAGAACTTATAAAAAGAGGGCATAGACTTGTAGCTGATGATGCTGTTGAGATAAAAAAGACAGAGGAAGACCTATTAACAGGACAAGCGCCTGATATTATAAAATATCTTATGGAAATAAGAGGTATTGGAATACTTGATATAAAGAGTCTTTATGGAGTAGGTGCTATAAAGCCTAGTAAGTTAATAGATATGGTAGTTTATCTTGAGTCTTGGAAGGAAGGAAAGTATTATGATAGACTTGGTATAGATGAAGAACATATGGATATACTAGAAATTCCTGTTGAAAAGATAACAATACCAGTGAAGCCTGGAAGAAACTTAGCTATGATAATAGAGGTTGCGGCTAGAAATTATAGACAAAAGGCCATGGGATATAATGCTGCTAGAGTGTTTAATGATAAGTTAATGAAAAAATTAGATGATGATAGATAG
- the uvrC gene encoding excinuclease ABC subunit UvrC, whose amino-acid sequence MFDIKEQLKNLPSSPGVYIMKDKYKNVIYVGKAISLKNRVRQYFVSKNHTLKVKSMVKNITEFEYIITDSEIEALILECNLIKEYRPKYNVLLRDDKTYPYIKITLNEDYPRVLKVRKIKKDKAKYFGPYTNISALNQTLELIKNMYPIRTCSIDINKAIQRKQRPCLNHHIKRCIGPCTGNVTKQEYMEMIDEIIMILSGKIENLKKDLQMNMELCSKNFEFEKAAKYRDKIISIENIIQTQKIVSTNDINQDVIAMSNLNDEACVQIFFIRNGKIVGREHYILKGVLDNEREEVMASFIKQFYSSGVFIPQELIIENEIEDMEIIKKWLSGIKNKKVDIKIPKRGEKKDLINMVRKNALESLEKFTNLEKIKFEKTVGVLDQIKELINLDKKPSRIEAYDISNIQGVDSVGSMVVFTDGKKDKKEYRRYKIQSVIGPNDYASMQEIVSRRLESGNYPDLILLDGGLGQVNAVKKVLKNKNIDIPLWGMYKDDKHRTKGLISADTEIELEKSSNIYKFISLIQEEVHRFAIAYHRSLKLKNMTKSVLDDIPNIGSKRKMNLLSHYKTVDNIKKATLSELESVEGMNKKSAKSVYEFFNSK is encoded by the coding sequence ATGTTTGACATAAAGGAACAGTTAAAGAATCTACCTAGTTCACCAGGTGTATATATAATGAAGGATAAATATAAAAATGTTATATATGTAGGAAAAGCTATTTCCTTAAAAAATAGAGTAAGACAGTATTTTGTATCAAAGAACCATACATTAAAAGTAAAATCTATGGTTAAAAACATTACTGAATTTGAATATATAATTACGGATTCAGAAATTGAAGCATTGATACTTGAATGTAATTTAATAAAGGAATATAGACCTAAATACAATGTTTTATTAAGAGATGATAAGACTTATCCTTATATAAAGATAACATTAAACGAAGATTATCCAAGAGTGTTAAAGGTTAGAAAGATAAAGAAGGACAAGGCTAAATATTTTGGACCTTATACTAATATAAGTGCTCTTAATCAAACTTTAGAGCTTATAAAAAATATGTATCCTATAAGAACATGCAGTATAGATATAAATAAAGCTATACAAAGAAAACAAAGACCATGCCTTAATCATCATATTAAAAGATGTATAGGTCCATGTACCGGCAATGTTACTAAACAAGAATATATGGAAATGATAGATGAGATAATAATGATTCTGTCTGGCAAAATAGAAAACCTCAAAAAAGATCTACAAATGAATATGGAATTATGTTCAAAGAATTTTGAGTTTGAAAAAGCGGCAAAATACAGAGATAAGATAATAAGTATTGAGAATATAATACAAACACAAAAAATAGTATCTACTAATGATATAAATCAAGATGTAATAGCTATGTCAAACCTAAATGATGAAGCTTGTGTTCAAATATTTTTTATTAGAAATGGAAAAATAGTTGGTAGAGAACATTATATACTAAAAGGTGTACTTGATAATGAAAGAGAAGAAGTAATGGCTTCTTTTATAAAACAATTTTATTCATCTGGTGTATTTATACCTCAAGAGTTAATAATAGAAAATGAAATAGAAGATATGGAGATAATAAAGAAATGGCTAAGTGGTATTAAAAATAAGAAGGTAGATATTAAGATACCTAAAAGAGGAGAAAAGAAAGATCTTATAAATATGGTTAGGAAAAATGCTTTAGAGTCATTAGAAAAGTTCACCAATCTAGAAAAAATTAAGTTTGAAAAGACTGTAGGTGTTTTAGACCAAATAAAAGAATTAATTAATTTAGATAAAAAGCCAAGTAGAATAGAAGCATACGATATATCTAATATACAAGGAGTAGATTCAGTAGGTAGTATGGTTGTATTTACAGATGGAAAGAAAGATAAAAAAGAGTATAGAAGATATAAGATTCAATCTGTTATAGGGCCAAATGATTATGCATCTATGCAAGAGATAGTTAGTAGAAGGTTAGAATCTGGCAATTATCCAGATTTAATATTGCTTGACGGAGGTTTGGGTCAAGTAAATGCTGTTAAAAAGGTTTTAAAGAATAAGAACATTGATATTCCTTTATGGGGAATGTACAAGGATGATAAGCACAGAACAAAAGGACTTATATCAGCTGATACAGAGATTGAACTAGAAAAAAGTTCTAATATATACAAGTTTATATCTTTGATACAAGAAGAGGTACATAGATTTGCTATAGCTTATCATAGGTCTTTAAAGCTTAAGAATATGACTAAATCTGTATTAGATGATATACCTAATATAGGAAGTAAAAGAAAGATGAATCTATTATCTCACTATAAAACTGTAGATAATATAAAAAAAGCAACTTTAAGTGAACTTGAGAGTGTAGAAGGTATGAATAAAAAATCAGCAAAAAGTGTATATGAATTCTTTAATTCAAAGTAA
- a CDS encoding Na+/H+ antiporter NhaC family protein, with amino-acid sequence MNKKTGNPWALLPLAVFLIIFIGSGVITNDFYKMPVIVAFLISAAVALFMNSKESISTKIDVFCKGAGESNIILMAIIFILAGAFGNVAKEMGGVDATVNLSLSILPENLLIVGLFIIACFISFSMGTSVGTIVALAPIAIGVAEKISIPTGLALGAVVGGGMFGDNLSMISDTTIAAIRTQGCEMRDKFKVNFIITLPAAIITAIILGVITSGNQLSLDTEYTYEIVKVLPYLSVLVAALFGVNVFIILGGGILFAGAVGLYYKSFGLFGFIQAIATGISGMEDLAMIAIIVGGVVELIKFNGGIQFILEFIRSRIKTKKGAEFGIAAIVSIVDICTANNTIAIVMAGPIAKDIAVEYDIDPRRSASILDIFAASCQGIIPYGAQILIAAGLASISPLDIMKYLHYPILIFIFGILAISLGYPNLESKAKKASQVVS; translated from the coding sequence ATGAACAAAAAAACAGGAAATCCTTGGGCATTATTACCTTTGGCAGTATTTTTAATTATTTTTATAGGATCTGGAGTTATAACTAATGATTTTTATAAGATGCCTGTTATTGTAGCTTTTTTAATATCAGCAGCTGTTGCTTTATTTATGAATTCAAAAGAGAGTATATCTACTAAGATAGATGTATTTTGTAAAGGTGCAGGAGAAAGTAATATTATACTTATGGCAATTATATTTATATTAGCTGGAGCATTTGGAAATGTAGCAAAAGAAATGGGAGGAGTAGATGCTACTGTAAATTTAAGCTTATCTATTCTACCTGAAAATCTATTGATAGTTGGATTATTCATTATTGCATGTTTTATATCTTTTTCAATGGGAACATCTGTAGGAACTATAGTAGCACTTGCACCAATTGCTATAGGAGTTGCTGAAAAGATATCAATCCCAACTGGATTAGCGCTTGGGGCAGTAGTTGGTGGTGGAATGTTTGGAGACAATTTATCTATGATTTCGGATACTACTATTGCAGCTATTAGAACTCAAGGTTGTGAAATGAGAGATAAGTTTAAAGTTAACTTTATTATAACTTTACCAGCAGCTATTATAACTGCAATAATTCTAGGAGTTATAACATCTGGAAATCAACTTAGCTTAGATACTGAATATACTTATGAAATAGTAAAGGTATTACCGTATTTATCTGTACTAGTGGCAGCTTTATTTGGAGTAAATGTATTTATAATATTAGGTGGAGGTATTTTATTTGCAGGAGCTGTAGGTCTTTATTATAAATCATTTGGATTATTTGGATTTATACAGGCTATAGCCACTGGAATTTCTGGAATGGAAGATTTAGCTATGATAGCTATAATAGTTGGTGGAGTAGTTGAACTTATAAAATTCAATGGAGGAATACAGTTTATATTAGAGTTTATAAGAAGTAGAATAAAGACAAAAAAGGGTGCAGAATTTGGGATAGCAGCTATTGTAAGTATTGTAGATATATGTACTGCTAATAACACTATAGCAATAGTTATGGCAGGTCCTATAGCAAAAGATATAGCTGTAGAATATGATATAGACCCAAGAAGAAGTGCTAGTATATTAGATATATTTGCAGCATCTTGCCAAGGGATAATTCCATATGGAGCACAGATATTGATAGCAGCAGGTCTTGCATCTATATCGCCTTTAGATATAATGAAGTATTTACACTATCCTATATTAATATTTATATTTGGAATATTAGCTATATCACTTGGATATCCAAATCTTGAATCTAAAGCTAAGAAAGCAAGTCAAGTTGTAAGTTAA
- a CDS encoding FMN-binding protein → MRRLKSICLLAVITSLFATGCASKEVSVINEGNTYKNGTYIGEGEGNSSNIKIELTIDNNKIADIKMLSQNETAGYADKAFDGIKSQILENGKSEVDNVTGASKSSEGIKGAIQDALQKSQK, encoded by the coding sequence ATGAGAAGACTTAAATCAATATGCTTGCTTGCAGTTATTACTTCGTTATTTGCAACAGGCTGTGCATCAAAGGAAGTTAGTGTTATAAATGAAGGAAATACATACAAAAATGGAACTTATATAGGTGAAGGAGAAGGTAATAGTAGTAACATAAAGATCGAACTAACTATAGATAACAATAAAATAGCAGATATAAAAATGCTTTCGCAAAATGAGACTGCTGGATATGCAGATAAAGCATTTGACGGTATAAAGAGTCAAATATTAGAAAATGGTAAAAGTGAGGTTGATAATGTAACTGGTGCTAGTAAGAGCAGTGAAGGTATAAAGGGTGCTATTCAAGATGCACTTCAAAAATCTCAAAAATAA
- the uvrA gene encoding excinuclease ABC subunit UvrA yields MENKNIVIKGAKEHNLKNIDITIPRNKFIVFTGLSGSGKSSLAFDTIYAEGQRRYVESLSAYARQFLGQMEKPNVDYIEGLSPAISIDQKTTSKNPRSTVGTVTEIYDYLRLLFARIGEPHCPICNKKISQMTVQEIVDKVLELPDRTKIQILSPVVRGKKGKHDKVFERIKKEGFVRIKVDGENHEVTDEIDLNKNKKHNIEVVVDRIIIKEDIKNRLSDSIETAIKLSEGLVIIDLIGDKEILFSTKFTCPEHGIGMEELSPRMFSFNSPFGACTSCNGLGNTKKVDKDLVIPNKDLSIKKGAIAPWFSVGGAGSEDTYYYKMVESLASKFGVSLETPFKDLPDDFIEELLYGNNNTLIQFEYESKFGGYRTYQANFEGVINNLERRYKETTSEYMREKIEGFMIESPCRTCKGGRLKKESLSVLVNNKNITDITDMSINELLDFINNIDLTQKQKIIASEILKEIKNRTSFLQNVGLNYLNLSRQAGTLSGGEAQRIRLATQIGSALVGVLYVLDEPSIGLHQRDNDRLIKTLRHLTDIGNTLIVVEHDEDTMFAADYVVDIGPGAGVHGGEIVAQGTVEEIKECEGSITGQYLSGKQEISIPEEFRKPDDRYIEIKKASENNLKNIDVKIPVGLFTCITGVSGSGKSSLINEILYKGVAAKTQNLRIKPGKHKEILGIEHVDKVIDIDQSPIGRTPRSNPATYTGVFDMIRDVFAMTNEAKARGYKKGRFSFNVKGGRCEACKGDGIIKIEMHFLPDVYVQCEVCKGERYNRETLDVKYKDKTISEVLDMNVEEALEFFENIPKIKRKLQTLMDVGLSYIKLGQPSTQLSGGEAQRIKLATELSKRSTGKTLYILDEPTTGLHIADVDKLIKVLQKLVDAGNSVVVIEHNLDVIKTSDYIIDLGPEGGDGGGMIVATGTPEDVANNEKSHTGMFLKKYF; encoded by the coding sequence ATGGAAAACAAGAACATCGTGATAAAAGGAGCAAAAGAGCATAATTTAAAAAATATAGATATAACTATTCCTAGAAATAAGTTTATAGTGTTTACAGGACTTTCAGGATCAGGTAAATCTTCTCTTGCATTTGATACTATATATGCAGAGGGACAAAGAAGATATGTAGAAAGCCTATCGGCTTATGCTAGACAGTTTTTAGGACAAATGGAAAAGCCTAATGTTGATTATATAGAGGGATTATCACCTGCTATATCAATAGATCAAAAGACTACTTCAAAAAATCCTAGATCTACAGTTGGAACAGTAACTGAGATATATGATTACTTAAGGTTGCTATTTGCAAGAATAGGGGAACCCCATTGTCCTATATGTAATAAAAAAATAAGTCAAATGACAGTTCAAGAGATAGTAGATAAAGTATTAGAACTTCCAGATAGAACTAAAATACAGATACTATCTCCAGTTGTAAGAGGAAAAAAGGGAAAACATGATAAGGTATTTGAAAGAATAAAAAAAGAAGGTTTTGTAAGAATTAAGGTAGACGGAGAAAACCACGAGGTTACAGATGAAATAGATTTAAATAAGAATAAAAAACATAATATAGAAGTTGTAGTAGATAGAATAATAATAAAAGAAGATATAAAAAATAGACTTAGTGACTCTATAGAAACTGCTATCAAACTTTCAGAAGGCCTTGTTATTATAGATCTTATAGGAGATAAAGAAATATTATTTTCTACTAAGTTTACATGTCCTGAGCATGGTATAGGAATGGAAGAGCTTTCTCCTAGAATGTTTTCTTTTAACAGCCCATTTGGAGCTTGTACAAGCTGCAATGGACTTGGGAATACGAAAAAGGTTGATAAAGATTTGGTTATACCTAATAAGGATCTATCTATAAAAAAAGGTGCTATAGCTCCTTGGTTTTCAGTTGGTGGAGCTGGTAGTGAAGATACATATTACTACAAAATGGTAGAAAGTCTTGCATCAAAGTTTGGAGTATCATTAGAAACACCATTTAAAGATTTACCAGATGATTTTATAGAAGAGTTATTATATGGAAATAATAATACGTTAATACAATTTGAATATGAATCAAAATTTGGAGGATACAGAACTTATCAAGCAAATTTTGAAGGAGTTATAAACAACTTAGAAAGAAGATATAAAGAGACTACATCTGAATATATGAGAGAAAAGATAGAAGGATTTATGATAGAAAGTCCATGTAGAACATGTAAAGGAGGAAGATTAAAAAAGGAAAGTTTATCTGTTCTTGTAAACAATAAAAATATAACGGATATAACTGATATGTCTATAAATGAATTACTAGATTTTATAAACAATATAGATTTGACTCAAAAGCAGAAGATAATAGCATCTGAAATATTAAAAGAGATAAAAAATAGAACATCTTTTTTACAAAATGTTGGTCTTAACTATCTAAATCTATCAAGACAAGCAGGTACTTTATCAGGAGGAGAAGCTCAAAGAATAAGGCTTGCAACTCAAATAGGTTCTGCATTAGTTGGTGTACTTTATGTACTAGATGAGCCGAGTATTGGTCTTCATCAAAGAGACAATGACAGACTTATAAAGACTTTAAGACATTTAACTGATATAGGAAATACACTTATAGTAGTTGAACACGATGAGGATACTATGTTTGCAGCAGACTATGTAGTTGATATAGGTCCTGGGGCTGGCGTACATGGAGGAGAAATAGTTGCACAAGGAACTGTTGAAGAAATAAAAGAATGTGAAGGATCTATAACAGGACAGTATTTGAGTGGAAAACAAGAAATATCTATTCCTGAGGAATTTAGAAAACCAGATGATAGATATATAGAAATTAAAAAAGCTAGTGAAAACAATCTTAAAAATATAGATGTTAAAATACCTGTTGGATTATTTACTTGTATAACAGGAGTATCAGGATCTGGTAAGAGCTCATTAATAAACGAAATCCTATATAAAGGAGTTGCAGCCAAAACTCAAAATCTAAGAATAAAGCCTGGAAAGCACAAAGAAATATTAGGTATAGAGCATGTAGACAAGGTAATAGATATAGATCAATCACCTATAGGAAGAACTCCAAGATCAAACCCTGCAACATATACTGGGGTATTCGATATGATAAGAGATGTATTCGCAATGACTAATGAAGCAAAGGCTAGAGGATACAAAAAAGGGAGATTTAGCTTTAATGTAAAAGGCGGAAGATGTGAAGCTTGTAAAGGTGATGGAATTATAAAAATAGAAATGCATTTCTTACCGGATGTATACGTTCAATGTGAGGTGTGTAAAGGAGAACGATATAATAGAGAAACTCTAGATGTGAAGTATAAAGATAAGACAATATCAGAAGTATTAGATATGAATGTTGAAGAAGCTTTAGAATTCTTTGAGAACATACCTAAGATAAAAAGAAAGCTTCAAACTCTTATGGATGTAGGACTTTCTTATATAAAACTAGGACAACCATCTACTCAACTATCAGGTGGAGAAGCACAAAGAATAAAGCTAGCAACAGAGCTTAGCAAGAGATCTACTGGAAAGACATTGTATATACTAGACGAACCAACTACTGGTCTTCATATAGCAGATGTAGATAAGCTTATTAAGGTTCTTCAGAAATTAGTAGATGCAGGAAACTCTGTTGTAGTAATAGAGCATAATTTAGATGTTATAAAGACATCTGATTATATAATAGATTTAGGTCCTGAAGGTGGAGATGGTGGAGGAATGATAGTTGCTACTGGTACACCTGAGGATGTTGCAAATAATGAAAAGTCTCATACTGGAATGTTTTTAAAGAAATATTTTTAA